A window of Macrotis lagotis isolate mMagLag1 chromosome 1, bilby.v1.9.chrom.fasta, whole genome shotgun sequence genomic DNA:
CCAATACAGGATCTGTTTTTgtaaatcaatcagtcaatattttAGCACTTACAAtatgctgagaatacaaagaaaaacaaaagaccttccctgctctcaaggagctagCTCACAGTCGAATGGCAAGGAGGGGGGTGACAGGCAAGCATGGATGTACAAGCAAGATACAGGATCAGCTGAAGAAAATCATATAGTAAAGGCAGTAGTTAAATCCCTTAGTTAAAAGGGATTGGCATAATGGCTTCTTGTAAAAGgcaggattttagctgggacttgaaaaaAGCCAGCaagtagagatgagaaggaaaggaattcCAAGACTGGAGTCAGCAGCCACTGAAAAGCACTGAACATTGGGAGGTAGAATGTCTTTTTTGACAAACAGCAAAGAGGCCAGTGTTGCTGAATTGAAAATATGTTgaagaagaagactggaaagatggaaAGGAGTTAGGTTTTTGAAGAGTTTTTAATCTTGAAAGTTGTAGCCAATGGAGTTTATGGAATTCAAGGGTGACATGGCCAGGCTTGTGCTCCAGGAACTTTCATTTGACACTTGGGTAAAGGATGGCGttgagtggggagagacttgagacaggcagACCCATCATCAAACTTTGGGAATAgggccttttctcagttctcatcctttATGAGCTCTCTGCAGCTTTTAGTACTGCCTGCTACCCCCTTTTGAAATATCCTTTTCAACCTTGGCTTCTGTAACACTTCTCCAATCTGtctgactttttaaaacttcttttcaaGACTGTCATGGCAACTCCTTCTTCCAGCGTTGGTGTCCTCTGAAACTTGGTTCTAGGCTCTTTTCATTACATCCTTTGCCTTGGTTGccttaagtatttttaaattcagttatCTTGTATGGGGAGAGGACTCCCAGATCTCTAGGTCTACCACTAATCTCTGTCCTGAATTCTAGTTCCTCATCTCAAAATGCTTGCTAGACATCTCCATGTGGATTTCTCATGTACATCTCAAGCAAACTCATCGTGTTAAAAATGTAACTCAGTTTCTTCCCTCTTAATCTTATCCCCTCgtgatttgtttctatttttctagctcCATTCTTCCTTGACTCTTTCACCTTTAGTATCTAATTAATTACCAAGTCTTATTAATTCTGCCTTCTCTTTTTAGCCATGAAAACCTCCACCCCCATTCAGGCTTCCATCACCTCTTTCCTATACTATTGTATAACCTCCTAAATGATCTTCATGTCTCTGATCTCTCTCCTGCAATCTCTCTTTCACCCAGCTGTCAAAATCATCTTTCTAAGACAGAGGTCTGACCACCTCACTCCCTTGTTCAAAGCCTTTTAGTGGCTCCTAAAGGAGAAACTCATCAACCTAGCATTCAATGGTCTTCACAGTCTGGGTCCAACCCAACCTATATTTCCAGCTTTGTTTCTTATAATTCCTATTCTAACCCAACTGGAGAACAGTTCCTTGAACTGGACTTGcctcttcctgccttcctgcttCAGCCCAGAATGTTAACACCCAAGCCTGGAATGCACTCACTTCTCatgcctcccttctctctccaagGCTCCACTTAGGCACCAATCCCCTAGCTTTAATGCTTTCTTCCTCCTCAGACTATCCTGCATTTACTATCAAGTGTGAAGAATATGAGACTATAAGCTGTTAATAAAAGCAAGTTAAATTGAATTGATAGAAATTGAACCAGGGCCATCCCAACGGATCAACCAAATCCTAAACTACTAAGACTTCTGCTTCCTTCCCATGtaaaaaccaatttttttaatagaagaaacctgtttttcttttatttctatttcatgataattttaatttacatttccatAGTACTTAGCATGTGCTAgccactatgctaagcattttacagttattatcccatttgatcttcacaacaaccctagaagctaggtgctgttattatcctgtttgctgatgaggaaactgagaaaaacaagggttaagtgactggcctgGAGTCACacgaagtatctgaggccagattggaacttgtcttcctgactccagaccaggctAATTTCCAGAGGACACATATCTTGATATACATCAAAATGCAAATTGATTTTAAAGTAAGTCTCAATGTGAATACTCCTACTGAAGCATATCACAAGGTCTCTAAGTCTTAGTAAGTTCCTGTGACTGAAAATTCTTCACTCTGAAGCCAACCTGGTCCCTGTCAGCAAAGATATGATCCTTCCAAGTCTTTCCAATTTGGAAACCTTTGGTGGCTTTTGAGACTCCATGCAGTGATGATCATTAGAGCAGGGCTTTAGTAGAGGATATAACTGGCAGATCAGATAAATAACTTTTGAAtcccataatttttttcaaatgaatttggcCCAGAACCCAAAGCTAGATAAACTGCCATTAAGTTTTCTACCAGAAATAATGAAGCATGTGAAAAATGCCTTCAGTACTTAGAAAATTCACTCCTACTTAAAGTCAGTATTGTTGGGATACTAAATATTGTCAAGGATGGTATTGTTTTTGCAACATTGCTCCCTGACATCATAGCTAGAACCCTCTAAATCTGCTCTTTTAAAAAGTGCCCCACTTCTTTGTCTTCATTGTTGGTCAGATAAAAATTTGGAGAGCATGCATTGGCTATCCCAAACAGCTTCTTTTAGCAACACTGCTACTCAGAAAAACCTGATCCATCACCCTTGGAAAATCTTTGAAAGTCAAGAATGACAAAATTAATTGTAGGGTTTAGTCAAGTGATCAGTCCTAGCAACATAACCatgagaaaatataatttctttttctgttatagtATCATGGCTGCAGGTTATGGAGTGTTGGGAGATGATGGCTCTATTGATTACACTGTTCATGAAGCCTGGAATGAGGCTACCAATGTGTACCTGATAGTGATTCTTGTTAGCTTTGGCCTTTTCATGTATGCCAGAAGGTAAGTTTATCAAAACatgaaaatacatgtaataaTTGGACATCATGATacctaaaataattaaaattatgtgggttattctactttttaatctcttcatatggtataaaaaataatttgtaattccATTGACTGATTATCAAACCAATATTACTGTTGCTTCTGGAAAGAGTATGTGACTTAACTGCCCTATCATTCCACTCACCATCCCTCTGACTTCCCAGACTAAAACACTCTTCCCTGGCTATTATGCCCCTTCTTCTCATTAGAATGCCTTTTCCTTAAGGGTTTAAATATTGGGACTGAATAAATTAagtaatatttattgagcacttactatATCCTAAACattaggaataaaatataaaagcaaagacATTTTCCACCCACAAGGAACTTTATGTAGGAGTGTGGTAATGAGTAGAGTCAATCTGATCAGGAGATTGCTAGGGCTGTAACCCTATCTGTAGCTGATGGGGTTAAGTCCTTAAGAAGGTAACATGACTAGTAAGAAAATGGCTAGAAGTAATGTGAAGCATGGTTGACTTTGTTCTAGATATATGAGTGGGCCATGTGATGTATTCCATTACTTAATTTAATTCCATTACTTAATTTAATTTCATCTACTTCTCTTTCTATCCTAATCTCTCATGACTTGAATTTGAGAGTCCTTAAATACTGGGCACTTCCTCCTATTATTCTGCTAAATTGAACTacctttcctccccccacacacaccccataAATTACTTTTTTCCAGTTCTACTTTTGTTTAAACTGTTCCCTACAACTATAATACCTTTTACTTCCTCACCTTCAGCTGTTGAAGTGCTACCCATCCTTTACCCCTCAGATCAGAGTCCAACTCCAAGAAGTTTTGAAATCTTGGCCATTTATAacctcaatttgtttttttatttaaggcaatggggttaagtgacttgtccaaggtcacacagctgggctattattaagtgtctgagactggatttgaacacagatgctcctgactccagggctggtgctctatccactgtgccacctagctgcccctatcatggTCATTTATtaatgtgatcctaggcaagccacttcCCTCTTTGAGCCCATGTTTCCTAATCAgcaaaatagagatgataatactTGCTCTATCTCCAATGGTTGTGGAAAAAGGCCTTATAGTTCTGTAGAGATATGAACTGGATGAGAAACCAGAGACAGATGTTGCTTAAATTATAGAATGGAAATTCTTCTATCTAACCTTTATATGTATACCTGAGCCAGAGGGAACCAAAGTAGTACATTATACTTCTTCCTTTTCACAAATGACATGACCCAGTCATTTGGTAGAACAGAAACATTATAATGAAATCAtgtttaaatgtaaaattatttcttttgaatattagGGCCAGGAGAAGAATAGCATATTATGTAAATGAACATTCTTTATTgtctttcacatttcttttcaatGTATGTtttaggaataaaaggaaaatcatgagaaTATTCAGTGTGCCTCCCATGTCAGAAACTTTGACAGAACCCAACTTCTATGACACAATGAGCAAAATCCGTTTAAGGCAACAACTAGAAATGTATTCTATttgtaagtatatataaatatatatagtggGGTTCAATTTTAGAGCTTTAGAATTTcataaatttgttttccttttgcattGTATCCACTTAGCATTAGGACTTTGACAGTTCATTCGCATCTTTAAATATTGAACACAATAACTAAATACCTCCAATAACTTGGTTAGAGGAAAGTAAGAATTTCTAAAGTTTAAGTGGTACATTACATGTTAATTCCCTCTAATTTGGGGTAAAGAATGTTCCAAATTAACTGATGATAAATctgtataattttgtttttaataaggtTGACTATACAAATACTAACACTTTAATGGATTCATTATCTAATTCATATTAGAAGCAGTGAGATAATGCAGTTGATAGAATTCCATTCCTGGAATCTGGAACATCTGAGTTCAGacctggtctcagatatttactacttacgtaatcttgagcaagttactttactctatctgtctcattttcctcctcagaAATTGGggacaataataatagcacctacccctAAGGTTGTTGTGATTCTCAAAGGAGatatctgtaaagcacttagcacagtgtctggtgcaGAGTGAGTGCTgcagaaatgttagctattattaacaGTGGGGTTGTTATTAATATTGCTCCCTTCAATGCTAGATTGCAAATTTGTCATACTTTCTCAGCCTTTGCTCTTCTTGTTCCTATGTCCATCTGTAATCCTTCCTTAGAAGATCTACACTATGTTGGCCTTTGTTGGCCTTTCTctagttcatagatttagaactggaaggcgATCGAATCCAagtgtctcattttacagataaggatactgaGGCATAGAGGAGTTAATTGACTGATCCAAGATCATAGAGCTAGTATTGGAGGCAGACTTTTAAGTTATTCTTAAATTCAGTGGGTCCAAAATTGAGCTAATTATCTTTCTTCTAAAATCTCTTTCTAACTTCCTTGTTCCTCTCAAAGGTTCCTCCATCTTCAGCTAGTCACAGATCTAAATGTTCTTTGACTCATTCCTGTTTCCAGTCCGTTGCCAAATTCTGTTGATTCGTGGCACCTCTCATGTTGGccccttctcttctttgacaCTTCTACCACTTTAGTAtaggccctcatcacttcatgCATTCACTGTTCAAGTAGCCTTCTGGTTGATTTCTCCACCTCAAGTTAAGCAATGAAAAGTGGGGATTTAGAGGCAgacaactggggggggggggtgttagggTAATGGGATATGAAAGGGGGCTGGGTGCAGAGAAGAGGGATGGAGGACAGGGATGAGTCACTTCTGTGGTGAAGGATTGGAGCTGGAAGCATATGACAGCAAAGATCTTTGAAAGATGGAAGAGGGCTTGGggcaggagtttgaggtctcagttttaaaggttttttgatttggattttttttttggatttttgcaaagcaatggggttaagtgacttgcccaagatcacacagcattaagtgtctgaggctggatttgaactcaggtcctcctgactcccaggccagtgctctatccactgcccccttTAATAGGGTTTTTTAAAGAAACACACCAACTCCTATCTATGCCACCTTAGGGTTAGTTCATTAACATATCCAAATCACTTCAAAGTTAACAGTAAAACTTCAGTCAATATTCCAAAGTTATCAACATCTTTTTTGATGTTCTGCTGATCTAGAACTGGGTAGATCTGGAATTTATCTAGATTTTACAAACCATAGAACCAGAACCTTAACAACAGTGCCCTCTTGACTGGGCATATACTAGTGAATGTGAATTTTGGTTAATATATGATACAATTTGCAAATTATGCTCCTCTGATGTTAGGGACAGTTTGTACATGATATGTAGGTTCCCCTTTGCAATCTCACTATTACCCCTTTTACTTCCTACCCATAAAACTTACTATTAGATTAGGAGGAAGTGTGGGGGTGTTCTGGTGGACTAGAATAAGATAGAACTCTTTCATAGGCACATAAAACAATCCATCTCTGTACTCCTTGCTTTTTCCCTGACTGTCCTCCAGGTCTGGAATTCTCACTCTCCTTATCTcgatggatatttaataaatatttaataaacattaaagGGTTTAATATACGTTTATTGTGTGACAagttgccctcaaggaacttatgttctAAGAGGTAAGATTGTACACAAAAGTGATCTGAAAagcagaaagggagggaaaggaagatgagGGAGTACCTCCTGGCTTTCCTGGTTTCCATCCAATCTCACCTAAAACTCTACCTTTGGCAAAAAAGGTATTTGTAGTCCTTAATATTGgtatcttccctctgagattgccTTGCATATATACTGTTGGTATCTTGTTTGAACGAAGTTGTTCTCCTGTTACCTCCCTTGTTGGACTGTGAGCTCCTTCAGGGCTGCCATTGTTTTTGCCCCTCTAACCCCAGCTCTTAGCATGGGGCCTGGTCTGGAGCAGGCACTTAAGAAAGACTTGTTCATGACTGGACTTCTTGACTCCCAAGGCAAGCCCTATCCATTGTGCTCAGCTGACTACTGATTCTTTTCATCCTTGGATATCAGTGAAGCATTGAAAGGGCCCATCTGTTCATCTTTCCTCCTTCTTCTGGTCATCCATATCCTCAATGACATTTTTTAATGCCATAGACAAAATCTAAAGTTAATGTTAATGTCTCCACTTGACATTTAAAGTATAGGCAAATTCCTCAAAGCATGGACAAAAGGTTATTATTTACTTACCCTAAAGTCAGAGTTttgtagaaagaagaaaaattttaacatgAATACATTTGGGGtaagagaaatcatttttatttcctgctattaaagttttaattaaaagaatttttgtttatctaaatattctatttcttactAAAAAATGTGATTTGGGGCATTTAACTTCTATAagtcccaattttctcatctgtaaaatgggcataaagtAGTACACTACTTATCTAGAGTACTAGTTCtgagatcaaattaaataatgtatTAAAGTCTCATTGTGATtctaaaatgccatataaatgaatagttattatatatatatatgtatatatatatatgaaatgtatagAACAAACTACTGTATGTTTGAAGATAAGTATCTGGAGATGAAATATAAAGTAGATTAGCTATCATTTAGAAGATAGAATTGCATgctaatttaatttaaaactatTGCTAATTTCTTGTTAAGAGACTCATTAGTTGAATAGCATTTTAATAATGTTAACCAGAATGACcagttgcttttattattttaataattaatgactCTAAACtgcttctatctttttttttccattttatgtatTTAACAGCAAGGAAATATGACTATCAACAGCCACAAAACCAGACTGACAGTGTACAGCTCTccgtggaatgaatgaatgaatgcttagCACACTGAAAACACAAGTTATATTTTGCTGACAGTTTGGTAGCAAAtcaaattataattctttttttaaaaaagctgaagaacataaatttctttgaatttaggTATAAAACCATgtcacttcaatttttttttgcctgcaTAGATTATTTCATTATTGCATAAATAGAAATGGTATAGCCACTTTGAGTACAGGGCAGCTTAGCACAAGGAATACATTCAAGTAGATATATTGTATATTAAAAAGAGGATAGTtggagaggctaggtggcacagtggatagagcaccggccctggagtcaggagtacctgagttcaaatccaacctcagacacttactaattacctagctgtgtggccttgggcaagccacttaaccccattgccttgcaaaaaaaaaaaaccctaaaaaaaacccaaaaaagccaaacaaataaaaaaaaggataattggaacatgtaatttattttattatcttaagGAAGTACTGATCAGTCAAGGATGAAAATATATCTTCAGATTCCTGGTAATTAATGTGAAAGAGAACCTATATGTTGCATAGTAGAAAGAGAGCTAGATTTGGAAGCAACCAACCCAAAATCACAAGGCAGTTCTGCCTCTTAGTGTCTATGTGTCCCTGGAGGAAATGATTTAATCTCTCCAGGTCTCTGTTtcctaaaatataaaggaaaggattAGATTGGGTGAACCCCAGGGATCTTTCCAGGTCTAAATACTAAGACCTCAGtctcatttcatatattttttatagcttaaaaaaaatggagatttgCTAGAAAAACTTCTTGGATTCTGCATATATCATTTTATTAGTTGAACATTCTGCACCCTTATTTCTAAGACTTCTTTGGTGATTTGATCCACCAGTCGCTGCAAATgactgtcttttttatttcatgattttacctgtttataattttaaaaacttttttgtggttgttttttcCTTGATTGTATTGCTATTGTTTATccctcccccattttttttaattccaaccTTCTAGTTGGGGGGAGAATGGAGACAGCTAGATGGAGAGTGGGTGAATACTCTGATGAGTCACTGGGGTGAGCTGTGCCTGCCTGGGCCTCTGTGTTTGGGTGCTGGCCCCATTACAACCATTGTGTATTGTTTATGCTTTTCAGCTATCAGCTTCTTGGAAAAATCTTGTATGTTTATATGCTTCACTATATTATGATGTTCAGGAGAGTATTTATGGgatat
This region includes:
- the SMIM19 gene encoding small integral membrane protein 19 encodes the protein MAAGYGVLGDDGSIDYTVHEAWNEATNVYLIVILVSFGLFMYARRNKRKIMRIFSVPPMSETLTEPNFYDTMSKIRLRQQLEMYSISRKYDYQQPQNQTDSVQLSVE